Proteins co-encoded in one Malus sylvestris chromosome 7, drMalSylv7.2, whole genome shotgun sequence genomic window:
- the LOC126630523 gene encoding xylulose 5-phosphate/phosphate translocator, chloroplastic-like, with protein sequence MYLQSLCPSLSLSLSLSPQRHNHNQLPQHQMLTLNLSCPSSPVTFSKSRHQLPPINASSSPSSSLLTRIQTHSYPLPQEPTSLKPQISSKFSSFTRIHGYPFGISSKETKPMCQIRDLSSKISHLSKTCGFPSGFGTKPKSQIPKAASESNPGGEKEAAVSKPKATTVRLALIFGLWYFQNIVFNIYNKKVLNVFPFPWLLASFQLFAGSVWMFILWSLKLQPRPKISKPFIVALLGPALFHTVGHISACVSFSKVAVSFTHVIKSSEPVFSVVFSSFLGDSYPLQVWLSILPIVMGCALAAITEVSFNVQGLWGALISNVGFVLRNIYSKRSLQNFKEVDGLNLYGWISIISFFYLFPAAIFVEGSQWVQGYHNALAAVGKPSTLYIWVLLSGVFYHLYNQSSYQALDEISPLTFSVGNTMKRVVVIVSTVLVFRNPVRPLNALGSAVAIFGTFLYSQATAKKKKGGEKKD encoded by the coding sequence ATGTACTTGCAGAGTCTCtgtccttctctctctctctctctctctctctctccacaacGGCACAACCACAACCAATTGCCACAACACCAAATGCTTACCTTGAATCTCAGTTGTCCTTCTTCCCCTGTCACTTTCTCCAAATCCCGCCATCAACTCCCCCCTATTAATGCCTCCTCCTCCCCTTCCTCATCACTTCTCACCAGAATCCAAACGCACTCATATCCTCTGCCCCAAGAACCCACCTCTTTGAAACCCCAAATATCCTCCAAATTCTCAAGCTTTACCAGAATCCATGGCTACCCATTTGGAATTTcttcaaaagaaacaaaacccaTGTGCCAGATTCGAGATTTGAGCTCAAAGATCAGCCATTTGAGCAAAACCTGTGGATTCCCATCTGGGTTTGGaacaaaacccaaatcccaAATCCCCAAAGCTGCTTCTGAATCAAATCCAGGAGGAGAAAAGGAAGCCGCAGTATCAAAGCCCAAGGCCACCACCGTCCGGCTCGCGCTTATTTTTGGGCTCTGGTACTTCCAAAACATTGTCTTCAACATCTACAACAAGAAGGTACTGAATGTCTTTCCATTTCCATGGCTTCTCGCATCTTTTCAGCTCTTTGCTGGGTCTGTCTGGATGTTCATTCTCTGGTCTTTGAAGCTCCAACCCCGCCCGAAAATTTCAAAACCTTTCATCGTTGCACTCCTTGGACCTGCATTGTTCCACACTGTAGGCCACATTTCAGCATGTGTCTCCTTCTCTAAGGTGGCTGTTTCTTTCACCCATGTAATCAAATCCTCGGAGCCCGTTTTCTCAGTAGTGTTTTCGTCGTTCCTAGGAGATTCGTACCCGTTACAGGTCTGGCTCTCAATTCTCCCTATTGTAATGGGTTGTGCTCTAGCTGCTATCACTGAGGTGTCATTCAATGTGCAAGGCCTTTGGGGTGCTTTGATTAGCAATGTCGGGTTTGTGTTGAGGAACATTTACTCGAAACGTAGTTTACAGAACTTCAAGGAAGTAGATGGGTTGAATTTATATGGTTGGATCAGTATAATTTCGTTCTTCTATCTGTTTCCCGCCGCTATTTTCGTTGAAGGGTCTCAATGGGTTCAAGGATATCACAATGCTCTTGCAGCTGTGGGAAAACCATCCACATTGTACATATGGGTGTTGTTATCCGGAGTGTTTTACCATCTCTATAACCAATCGTCGTATCAAGCACTTGACGAAATTAGTCCCTTGACCTTTTCAGTTGGAAACACAATGAAGAGGGTGGTGGTAATCGTATCGACTGTGTTAGTGTTCAGAAATCCAGTTAGACCTCTTAATGCACTTGGCTCCGCCGTTGCAATATTTGGGACTTTCTTGTATTCGCAGGCAACagctaaaaagaaaaagggaggtgAAAAGAAGGATTGA
- the LOC126627706 gene encoding B3 domain-containing protein Os04g0386900-like isoform X2, with protein sequence MTLVIHGQHSVQFTSVPHPWDLGASVAKVEDPQMGDQRHEPISNPTIELQGDEFWPLSKKPFFEVIIRKANVKPSYQMVIPAKFQPTLPSCSIPTVLTFGGKNWEMTYTGGSIQRKFDINWREFVNDNNLKVGDACVFELQECSSTKLAFRVQILRGDIPSELLGNLKGDIVDAPIIID encoded by the exons aTGACTCTGGTGATTCATGGCCAGCATTCCGTACAATTTACTTCCGTTCCACACCCCTGGGATTTGGGGGCTTCAG TTGCTAAAGTAGAAGATCCTCAAATGGGAGACCAACGTCACGAACCCATATCAAATCCCACGATTGAATTGCAAGGGGATGAGTTTTGGCCACTCTCGAAGAAACCCTTTTTTGAAGTCATCATCAGAAAAGCAAATGTCAAGCCCTCTTATCAAATG GTGATCCCGGCCAAATTTCAACCAACACTACCTTCCTGTTCAATTCCTACAGTTCTCACGTTTGGGGGCAAAAACTGGGAGATGACATATACTGGTGGATCCATTCAGAGAAAGTTCGATATTAACTGGAGAGAATTTGTCAACGACAACAATTTGAAGGTTGGAGATGCATGTGTATTTGAACTTCAGGAGTGCAGCAGCACAAAACTGGCATTCAGAGTCCAAATTCTCAGAGGTGACATCCCATCTGAACTTCTAGGCAATCTCAAGGGTGATATTGTAGATGCACCAATTATTATTGATTAG
- the LOC126627706 gene encoding B3 domain-containing protein Os04g0386900-like isoform X3, which translates to MGDQRHEPISNPTIELQGDEFWPLSKKPFFEVIIRKANVKPSYQMVIPAKFQPTLPSCSIPTVLTFGGKNWEMTYTGGSIQRKFDINWREFVNDNNLKVGDACVFELQECSSTKLAFRVQILRGDIPSELLGNLKGDIVDAPIIID; encoded by the exons ATGGGAGACCAACGTCACGAACCCATATCAAATCCCACGATTGAATTGCAAGGGGATGAGTTTTGGCCACTCTCGAAGAAACCCTTTTTTGAAGTCATCATCAGAAAAGCAAATGTCAAGCCCTCTTATCAAATG GTGATCCCGGCCAAATTTCAACCAACACTACCTTCCTGTTCAATTCCTACAGTTCTCACGTTTGGGGGCAAAAACTGGGAGATGACATATACTGGTGGATCCATTCAGAGAAAGTTCGATATTAACTGGAGAGAATTTGTCAACGACAACAATTTGAAGGTTGGAGATGCATGTGTATTTGAACTTCAGGAGTGCAGCAGCACAAAACTGGCATTCAGAGTCCAAATTCTCAGAGGTGACATCCCATCTGAACTTCTAGGCAATCTCAAGGGTGATATTGTAGATGCACCAATTATTATTGATTAG
- the LOC126627706 gene encoding B3 domain-containing protein Os04g0386900-like isoform X1, with the protein MTLVIHGQHSVQFTSVPHPWDLGASVPVAKVEDPQMGDQRHEPISNPTIELQGDEFWPLSKKPFFEVIIRKANVKPSYQMVIPAKFQPTLPSCSIPTVLTFGGKNWEMTYTGGSIQRKFDINWREFVNDNNLKVGDACVFELQECSSTKLAFRVQILRGDIPSELLGNLKGDIVDAPIIID; encoded by the exons aTGACTCTGGTGATTCATGGCCAGCATTCCGTACAATTTACTTCCGTTCCACACCCCTGGGATTTGGGGGCTTCAG TTCCAGTTGCTAAAGTAGAAGATCCTCAAATGGGAGACCAACGTCACGAACCCATATCAAATCCCACGATTGAATTGCAAGGGGATGAGTTTTGGCCACTCTCGAAGAAACCCTTTTTTGAAGTCATCATCAGAAAAGCAAATGTCAAGCCCTCTTATCAAATG GTGATCCCGGCCAAATTTCAACCAACACTACCTTCCTGTTCAATTCCTACAGTTCTCACGTTTGGGGGCAAAAACTGGGAGATGACATATACTGGTGGATCCATTCAGAGAAAGTTCGATATTAACTGGAGAGAATTTGTCAACGACAACAATTTGAAGGTTGGAGATGCATGTGTATTTGAACTTCAGGAGTGCAGCAGCACAAAACTGGCATTCAGAGTCCAAATTCTCAGAGGTGACATCCCATCTGAACTTCTAGGCAATCTCAAGGGTGATATTGTAGATGCACCAATTATTATTGATTAG